In Monodelphis domestica isolate mMonDom1 chromosome 4, mMonDom1.pri, whole genome shotgun sequence, one DNA window encodes the following:
- the JOSD2 gene encoding josephin-2 — MSGSPGPPGAPAEGGAEPPVEVYHERQRLELCAVHALNNVLQQRLFNQEVADDICKRLAPDSRLNPHRSLLGTGNYDVNVIMAALQGLGLAAVWWDRRRPLSQLALSQVLGFILNLPSPISLGLLSLPLQRRHWVALRQVGGVYYNLDSKLREPVALGGEDELRDFLSAAMAQGPCEVLLVVTKDIEESGGWLQAA; from the exons ATGTCGGGGAGCCCTGGGCCGCCGGGCGCCCCGGCGGAGGGGGGAGCGGAGCCCCCGGTGGAGGTGTACCACGAGCGGCAGCGGCTGGAGCTGTGCGCTGTGCACGCGCTCAACAATGTCCTCCAGCAGCGACTCTTCAACCAGGAGGTGGCAGATGACATCTGCAAAAG GCTGGCGCCCGATTCCCGCCTGAACCCCCATCGGAGCCTCCTGGGCACCGGCAACTACGACGTGAACGTGATCATGGCGGCCCTCCAGGGCCTGGGACTGGCGGCCGTGTGGTGGGACCGACGGAG GCCCCTGAGCCAGCTGGCCCTGTCCCAGGTCCTGGGCTTCATCCTCAACCTGCCCTCGCCCATCTCCCTGGGCCTGCTGTCCCTCCCACTGCAGCGGAGGCACTGGGTGGCCCTGCGCCAGGTGGGCGGCGTCTACTACAACCTGGACTCCAAGCTCCGGGAGCCGGTGGCGCTGGGGGGAGAGGACGAGCTCAG GGACTTCCTCTCTGCTGCCATGGCCCAGGGCCCGTGTGAGGTGCTCCTGGTGGTGACCAAAGACATTGAAGAATCGGGAGGCTGGCTGCAGGCGGCCTGA
- the ASPDH gene encoding aspartate dehydrogenase domain-containing protein isoform X1, producing the protein MDGGRLGQGRTNSSADGLSPHPRGGEGEAAQERAPPPNGMRFPWHPGLAPKAAVRALGQERAEEAGIAEPWPEPAWRQPQAWPPKQDGQQARSKGHPGKGRAGQRAAEAPNMAQDPSRRRRRVGLLGYGRLGQALVARLLAEGPRHGLELAFVWNRDPGRLQGAVPPALRLSELGALRDRSPDLVVEVAHPQIIHDFGAQILSHADLLVGSPSALAHRDTEQRLLEASRRSGRSVFVARGALWGAEDIARLDAAGGLQSLRVTMATHPSGFRLEGSLGQGPRQGPPRAVLYEGPVRGLCPLAPRNSNTMAAAALAARSLGFDGVVGVLVSDLSLVDRHVIDVELSGPPGPSGQSFCLRTRRENPAEPGAVTGSATLTAFWSSLLACGSPHPSEAGLRLC; encoded by the exons ATGGATGGGGGAAGGCTGGGGCAGGGCAGGACAAACTCCTCAGCCGATGggctctccccccaccccaggggtggggagggggaggcagcCCAGGAGAGAGCCCCTCCCCCAAACGGGATGAGGTTTCCATGGCACCCTGGCTTGGCCCCCAAGGCGGCAGTGAGAGCCCTGGGGCAGGAGAGAGCCGAGGAGGCAGGTATTGCAGAACCATGGCCAGAGCCAGCCTGGAGACAGCCCCAAGCCTGGCCTCCAAAGCAGGATGGCCAACAGGCCAGGTCCAAAGGGCATCCGGGCAAAGGTCGGGCCGGACAGAGGGCCGCAGAGGCACCAAACATGGCCCAGGACCCGagccggaggaggaggagggtgggCCTGCTGGGCTATGGGCGCCTTG GTCAGGCCCTGGTGGCTCGGCTGCTGGCAGAGGGGCCTCGGCACGGCCTGGAGCTTGCCTTTGTCTGGAATCGGGACCCGGGGAGGCTGCAGGGCGCTGTGCCCCCTGCCCTGCGGCTCTCGGAGCTCGGTGCCCTGCGGGATAG GAGCCCAGACCTGGTGGTCGAGGTCGCTCACCCCCAAATCATCCACGACTTTGGGGCCCAGATCCTGAGCCACGCGGACCTGTTG GTGGGGTCCCCCTCGGCCCTGGCCCACAGGGACACGGAGCAGCGGCTGCTGGAGGCCTCCCGGCGGTCCGGCCGTTCCGTGTTTGTGGCTCGGGGCGCCTTGTGGGGAGCCGAGGACATAGCCCGGCTGGATGCAGCCGGGGGGCTCCAG AGCCTCCGCGTCACCATGGCGACACACCCGTCGGGCTTCCGGCTGGAGGGCTCCCTGGGCCAGGGGCCGCGCCAGGGGCCGCCGCGGGCCGTGCTCTATGAGGGGCCGGTGCGCGGGCTCTGCCCCCTGGCGCCCCGCAACTCCAACACCATGGCGGCGGCCGCCCTGGCTGCCCGGAGCCTCGGCTTTGACGGAGTGGTTGGCGTCCTGGTCTCTGACCTCAG TCTGGTCGACCGGCACGTCATCGATGTCGAGTTGAGCGGCCCTCCGGGCCCCAGCGGCCAGAGCTTCTGCCTCCGGACCCGGCGAGAAAACCCAGCGGAGCCCGGCGCCGTCACGGGCTCGGCCACCCTGACCGCCTTCTGGAGCAGCCTCCTGG CCTGTGGCAGCCCCCACCCCTCCGAAGCGGGCCTCCGGCTGTGCTGA
- the ASPDH gene encoding aspartate dehydrogenase domain-containing protein isoform X2, with protein sequence MAPWLGPQGGSESPGAGESRGGRYCRTMARASLETAPSLASKAGWPTGQVQRASGQRSGRTEGRRGTKHGPGPEPEEEEGGPAGLWAPWSPDLVVEVAHPQIIHDFGAQILSHADLLVGSPSALAHRDTEQRLLEASRRSGRSVFVARGALWGAEDIARLDAAGGLQSLRVTMATHPSGFRLEGSLGQGPRQGPPRAVLYEGPVRGLCPLAPRNSNTMAAAALAARSLGFDGVVGVLVSDLSLVDRHVIDVELSGPPGPSGQSFCLRTRRENPAEPGAVTGSATLTAFWSSLLACGSPHPSEAGLRLC encoded by the exons ATGGCACCCTGGCTTGGCCCCCAAGGCGGCAGTGAGAGCCCTGGGGCAGGAGAGAGCCGAGGAGGCAGGTATTGCAGAACCATGGCCAGAGCCAGCCTGGAGACAGCCCCAAGCCTGGCCTCCAAAGCAGGATGGCCAACAGGCCAGGTCCAAAGGGCATCCGGGCAAAGGTCGGGCCGGACAGAGGGCCGCAGAGGCACCAAACATGGCCCAGGACCCGagccggaggaggaggagggtgggCCTGCTGGGCTATGGGCGCCTTG GAGCCCAGACCTGGTGGTCGAGGTCGCTCACCCCCAAATCATCCACGACTTTGGGGCCCAGATCCTGAGCCACGCGGACCTGTTG GTGGGGTCCCCCTCGGCCCTGGCCCACAGGGACACGGAGCAGCGGCTGCTGGAGGCCTCCCGGCGGTCCGGCCGTTCCGTGTTTGTGGCTCGGGGCGCCTTGTGGGGAGCCGAGGACATAGCCCGGCTGGATGCAGCCGGGGGGCTCCAG AGCCTCCGCGTCACCATGGCGACACACCCGTCGGGCTTCCGGCTGGAGGGCTCCCTGGGCCAGGGGCCGCGCCAGGGGCCGCCGCGGGCCGTGCTCTATGAGGGGCCGGTGCGCGGGCTCTGCCCCCTGGCGCCCCGCAACTCCAACACCATGGCGGCGGCCGCCCTGGCTGCCCGGAGCCTCGGCTTTGACGGAGTGGTTGGCGTCCTGGTCTCTGACCTCAG TCTGGTCGACCGGCACGTCATCGATGTCGAGTTGAGCGGCCCTCCGGGCCCCAGCGGCCAGAGCTTCTGCCTCCGGACCCGGCGAGAAAACCCAGCGGAGCCCGGCGCCGTCACGGGCTCGGCCACCCTGACCGCCTTCTGGAGCAGCCTCCTGG CCTGTGGCAGCCCCCACCCCTCCGAAGCGGGCCTCCGGCTGTGCTGA